A DNA window from Siniperca chuatsi isolate FFG_IHB_CAS linkage group LG6, ASM2008510v1, whole genome shotgun sequence contains the following coding sequences:
- the LOC122877369 gene encoding cell wall integrity and stress response component 3-like isoform X2 — MWLWNLIGLSIIIKVHGYSGGFFPQSCESMSPMHEKRRGQYFGPQNTQPPYEVRYQHGKEGEPIKVFLQSKESTEFRGFMLEARKKGMVDEGRPVGKFIVLDSETTRTLKCSHLEDSAVSQENNQKKTLIQVNWTAERAELDITFRATFVKSIDTFWERVDVNVTLPPHTTPPPLPPSTQPSTTTSTEPSTITSTTEPSTTSTGPITTTSTTEPSTTSTTEPSTTSSTTLNDTQKESRTFKQVTVPMIFDTVFVGLKLELPNIVTTPLKNSHFLHRLNKGLKLSCSLLCAAVEISAVVLFCVGDSFEVTLVALVCVVIAINVVELVIVSLPIGPSHELKEICDLAVKVCSVIHAIFTIAVVFIGVLKIDNCSKNRKESWLLKVMVTYLVWIFLFVIWVFVFSTHRKAILGRRKTGSSKNTERWRQQRKEKKLSAAEGIATAVSVILVVGNMSFAVAVIVGISGCQEK, encoded by the exons ATGTGGTTGTGGAATTTGATTGGCCTTAGCATCATCATAAAGGTGCATGGGTATTCAGGTGGTTTCTTCCCACAGTCGTGTGAATCAATGTCACCTATGCATGAAAAAAGAAGAGGGCAATATTTTGGTCCTCAGAACACTCAACCGCCCTATGAGGTCCGTTACCAACATGGCAAAGAGGGAGAGCCTATTAAAG tttttcttCAGAGCAAGGAATCCACAGAGTTCAGGGGATTTATGTTGGAGGCTCGAAAGAAAGGCATGGTGGACGAAGGCCGGCCTGTTGGAAAATTTATCGTGCTTGACTCTGAAACAACTAGAACTCTGAAGTGCAGTCATTTAGAA GACTCGGCTGTtagtcaagaaaataatcaaaagaaGACTTTGATCCAAGTTAACTGGACAGCGGAAAGAGCAGAGCTAGACATCACTTTCAG AGCCACATTTGTTAAGTCTATAGACACATTCTGGGAACGAGTGGATGTGAATGTCACTTTACCACcacacaccacaccaccaccactaccaccaagTACTCAACCAAGTACTACTACAAGTACTGAGCCAAGTACTATAACAAGTACAACAGAGCCAAGTACTACAAGTACTGGAC CAATTACTACAACAAGTACTACAGAGCCAAGTACTACAAGTACAACAGAGCCAAGTACTACATCCAGTACAACACTGAACGACACTCAAAAAGAGTCCAGAACATTCAAG CAAGTTACTGTGCCGATGATTTTCGACACTGTTTTTGTGGGACTGAAACTG GAACTTCCTAATATAGTCACAACCCCCCTCAAAAACAGCCACTTCCTTCATCGTCTAAATAAG GGGTTGAAGCTATCCTGTAGTCTGCTTTGTGCTGCAGTTGAAATATCGGCCGTGGTCTTGTTTTGTGTGGGTGATTCCTTTGAA gTCACTCTCGttgctcttgtgtgtgtggtgatagCGATTAATGTCGTAGAGCTGGTAATCGTCTCTCTGCCAATTGGACCCAGTCATGAACT AAAAGAGATCTGTGACCTTGCTGTCAAAGTGTGCTCTGTCATCCATGCAATTTTTACAA TTGCTGTCGTCTTTATTGGTGTTTTGAAGATTGACAACTGCAGTAAGAACAGGAAAGAGTCGTGGCTTCTGAAAGTGATGGTCACTTACTTAGTGTGGATTTTCCTGTTTGTAATTTGGGTTTTCGTATTCAGTACTCACAGAAAAGCAATACTggggagaagaaaaacag GGAGTTCAAAAAATACTGAGAGATGGAGGcaacaaagaaaagag AAGAAGCTCAGTGCAGCCGAAGGGATTGCTACTGCTGTCTCAGTAATCCTCGTCGTTGGAAACATGTCTTTCGCTGTAGCTGTCATTGTTGGGATATCTGGGTGTCAGGAAAAGTAG
- the LOC122877369 gene encoding cell wall integrity and stress response component 3-like isoform X1: protein MWLWNLIGLSIIIKVHGYSGGFFPQSCESMSPMHEKRRGQYFGPQNTQPPYEVRYQHGKEGEPIKVFLQSKESTEFRGFMLEARKKGMVDEGRPVGKFIVLDSETTRTLKCSHLEDSAVSQENNQKKTLIQVNWTAERAELDITFRATFVKSIDTFWERVDVNVTLPPHTTPPPLPPSTQPSTTTSTEPSTITSTTEPSTTSTGPITTTSTTEPSTTSTTEPSTTSTGPITTTSTTEPSTTSTTEPSTTSSTTLNDTQKESRTFKQVTVPMIFDTVFVGLKLELPNIVTTPLKNSHFLHRLNKGLKLSCSLLCAAVEISAVVLFCVGDSFEVTLVALVCVVIAINVVELVIVSLPIGPSHELKEICDLAVKVCSVIHAIFTIAVVFIGVLKIDNCSKNRKESWLLKVMVTYLVWIFLFVIWVFVFSTHRKAILGRRKTGSSKNTERWRQQRKEKKLSAAEGIATAVSVILVVGNMSFAVAVIVGISGCQEK, encoded by the exons ATGTGGTTGTGGAATTTGATTGGCCTTAGCATCATCATAAAGGTGCATGGGTATTCAGGTGGTTTCTTCCCACAGTCGTGTGAATCAATGTCACCTATGCATGAAAAAAGAAGAGGGCAATATTTTGGTCCTCAGAACACTCAACCGCCCTATGAGGTCCGTTACCAACATGGCAAAGAGGGAGAGCCTATTAAAG tttttcttCAGAGCAAGGAATCCACAGAGTTCAGGGGATTTATGTTGGAGGCTCGAAAGAAAGGCATGGTGGACGAAGGCCGGCCTGTTGGAAAATTTATCGTGCTTGACTCTGAAACAACTAGAACTCTGAAGTGCAGTCATTTAGAA GACTCGGCTGTtagtcaagaaaataatcaaaagaaGACTTTGATCCAAGTTAACTGGACAGCGGAAAGAGCAGAGCTAGACATCACTTTCAG AGCCACATTTGTTAAGTCTATAGACACATTCTGGGAACGAGTGGATGTGAATGTCACTTTACCACcacacaccacaccaccaccactaccaccaagTACTCAACCAAGTACTACTACAAGTACTGAGCCAAGTACTATAACAAGTACAACAGAGCCAAGTACTACAAGTACTGGACCAATTACTACAACAAGTACTACAGAGCCAAGTACTACAAGTACAACAGAGCCAAGTACTACAAGTACTGGACCAATTACTACAACAAGTACTACAGAGCCAAGTACTACAAGTACAACAGAGCCAAGTACTACATCCAGTACAACACTGAACGACACTCAAAAAGAGTCCAGAACATTCAAG CAAGTTACTGTGCCGATGATTTTCGACACTGTTTTTGTGGGACTGAAACTG GAACTTCCTAATATAGTCACAACCCCCCTCAAAAACAGCCACTTCCTTCATCGTCTAAATAAG GGGTTGAAGCTATCCTGTAGTCTGCTTTGTGCTGCAGTTGAAATATCGGCCGTGGTCTTGTTTTGTGTGGGTGATTCCTTTGAA gTCACTCTCGttgctcttgtgtgtgtggtgatagCGATTAATGTCGTAGAGCTGGTAATCGTCTCTCTGCCAATTGGACCCAGTCATGAACT AAAAGAGATCTGTGACCTTGCTGTCAAAGTGTGCTCTGTCATCCATGCAATTTTTACAA TTGCTGTCGTCTTTATTGGTGTTTTGAAGATTGACAACTGCAGTAAGAACAGGAAAGAGTCGTGGCTTCTGAAAGTGATGGTCACTTACTTAGTGTGGATTTTCCTGTTTGTAATTTGGGTTTTCGTATTCAGTACTCACAGAAAAGCAATACTggggagaagaaaaacag GGAGTTCAAAAAATACTGAGAGATGGAGGcaacaaagaaaagag AAGAAGCTCAGTGCAGCCGAAGGGATTGCTACTGCTGTCTCAGTAATCCTCGTCGTTGGAAACATGTCTTTCGCTGTAGCTGTCATTGTTGGGATATCTGGGTGTCAGGAAAAGTAG
- the xcr1a.1 gene encoding chemokine (C motif) receptor 1a, duplicate 1 — protein MNHSDNFSQYDGDYDDEVCEKGEVVKFGSIVIPVFFSVVIALSITGNILVLVILALYENLKSLTNIFILNLAISDLVFTTGLPFWAIYHIWGWLFSEALCKIVTFIFFTGFYSSILFLTIMTIYRYLAVVHPLSDLSTQKISSGVFVSVLLWMISIGAAMPSLLYSTLVSVPHKDKQSLGCEYKTTLWKNIGISQQNIFFLVAFAVMAFCYIRILGRIRKTRSHTKKRAVKLVFCIVAVFFIGWVPYNVVIFLRILADNVVAPFDKCEASIQLDYAFYVCRLIAFSHCCLNPVFYAFVGVKFRSHLKSMLHRILIRQTPVEEQHVRMQNFSRGSMY, from the coding sequence ATGAATCACTCTGATAATTTCAGCCAATATGATGGTGACTATGATGATGAAGTCTGTGAAAAAGGAGAGGTGGTCAAATTTGGATCCATTGTCATTCCTGTTTTCTTCTCAGTTGTGATCGCACTGAGCATCACAGGAAACATCCTCGTCCTTGTAATCCTGGCTTTGTATGAAAACCTCAAGTCTCTCACCAACATTTTCATCCTAAATCTGGCCATCTCTGACCTCGTCTTCACCACCGGTCTTCCCTTCTGGGCCATTTACCACATCTGGGGATGGTTGTTTTCAGAGGCCCTCTGCAAAATTGTGACTTTTATCTTCTTCACTGGGTTTTACAGCAGCATCCTCTTCCTGACCATCATGACCATCTACAGGTATCTGGCCGTGGTCCACCCTCTCTCTGACCTGAGCACACAGAAAATCAGCTCTGGGGTTTTTGTGTCTGTCCTACTGTGGATGATCAGCATTGGAGCAGCCATGCCCTCCCTGCTCTACAGCACCCTCGTCTCAGTCCCCCACAAGGATAAACAGTCCCTGGGCTGTGAATACAAAACTACCCTGTGGAAAAACATTGGTATCTCCCAacagaatattttctttttggttgCTTTTGCAGTGATGGCTTTCTGCTACATTCGAATACTAGGGAGAATCCGAAAAACAAGATCTCACACAAAGAAGAGAGCAGTTAAGTTAGTCTTCTGTATCGTGGCTGTGTTCTTCATCGGCTGGGTGCCGTACAATGTAGTCATCTTTCTGAGGATTTTGGCTGACAATGTGGTTGCACCATTTGATAAATGTGAAGCAAGTATCCAGCTTGACTATGCATTCTATGTGTGCCGGCTCATTGCTTTCTCCCACTGCTGCCTGAACCCGGTCTtttatgcatttgttggtgtgaAGTTTAGGAGCCATTTGAAATCAATGCTGCATCGAATTCTCATTCGCCAAACTCCAGTCGAAGAACAGCATGTTAGAATGCAAAACTTCTCACGTGGCTCAATGTACTAG